The following proteins come from a genomic window of Paenibacillus swuensis:
- a CDS encoding sugar phosphate isomerase/epimerase family protein has translation MPKIPVGLQLYTLRDATGEDFIGTLKKIAAMGYEVVEFAGYGDVPAKEMASVLDGLGLKTSSAHIGLPFGEPEKIGDELKKHLEYNHELGTKYIISPFAPIEQFTQPEEFTNFYAQLQQIGEEVKKNGFQYGYHNHAFELEILRNGKPMLDELFASVSADNLIVELDLYWVQKAGLNPVEYLQQYKGRTPLVHVKDMTGDDRKYFAEVGHGIIDFSSIFNIAEEIGIEYYIVEQDSCERDPLESVKMSIDYLKSIGIA, from the coding sequence ATGCCGAAAATTCCTGTTGGTTTGCAATTGTATACACTGCGTGATGCTACGGGTGAAGATTTCATCGGAACACTGAAAAAGATAGCGGCTATGGGTTATGAAGTGGTTGAGTTTGCGGGTTACGGCGACGTGCCGGCGAAAGAAATGGCTTCCGTGTTGGACGGGCTGGGTTTAAAGACTTCTTCCGCACACATCGGACTTCCTTTCGGAGAACCGGAAAAAATTGGCGACGAGCTGAAAAAACATCTGGAATACAATCATGAGCTGGGCACCAAATATATCATTTCTCCGTTTGCGCCGATCGAGCAGTTTACGCAACCTGAAGAATTCACCAACTTCTACGCTCAATTGCAACAAATCGGGGAAGAAGTGAAGAAAAACGGATTCCAATACGGCTATCATAACCATGCTTTTGAACTGGAAATTCTGCGCAACGGCAAACCGATGCTGGACGAGCTGTTCGCATCCGTATCCGCTGACAACCTGATTGTGGAGCTTGACCTGTACTGGGTGCAGAAAGCCGGTTTGAATCCGGTGGAATACCTGCAGCAGTACAAAGGACGCACACCGCTTGTACATGTGAAGGATATGACAGGCGATGACCGTAAATACTTTGCGGAAGTGGGTCACGGCATTATCGACTTCTCCTCAATCTTCAACATTGCAGAGGAAATCGGGATTGAGTACTACATTGTGGAGCAGGATTCCTGTGAGCGCGATCCGTTAGAAAGTGTCAAAATGAGCATCGATTACCTGAAGTCCATCGGAATTGCTTAA
- a CDS encoding ArsR/SmtB family transcription factor: MNNEDKQAAIKAISNETRFKILCWLREPETNFGAQVMHAEFPSGVCVGSIQEKSGLTQSVISSYLTSMQKAGLLESRRFGQWTYYRRNEKGIDSLLNELNANLKGKD, from the coding sequence ATGAACAACGAAGACAAACAGGCCGCCATTAAAGCGATTTCTAACGAGACGCGCTTTAAGATCCTATGCTGGCTCAGGGAACCGGAGACGAATTTCGGAGCTCAAGTGATGCACGCCGAGTTTCCGAGTGGCGTATGCGTGGGCAGTATCCAGGAGAAGTCGGGTCTTACCCAGTCCGTGATCTCGTCCTACCTCACTTCCATGCAGAAGGCGGGACTGCTGGAATCTCGCCGATTCGGTCAATGGACTTATTACCGCCGCAATGAAAAGGGAATAGACTCGTTACTGAACGAATTGAACGCCAATCTGAAAGGGAAGGATTGA
- the eno gene encoding phosphopyruvate hydratase produces the protein MTIISDVYAREVLDSRGNPTVEVEVYLESGAVGRAIVPSGASTGAYEAVELRDGDKSRYLGKGVLKAVDNVNEIIAPEIIGLDALDQVGVDQKMIELDGTPNKAKLGANAILAVSMATARAAAEALDVPLYVYLGGFNAKTLPVPMMNIINGGEHADNNIDVQEFMVLPVGAENFKEALRIGAEIFHSLKAVLKEKGLNTAVGDEGGFAPNLGSNEEALQTIMSAIEKAGYKAGEDVFLGMDVASTEFFKDGKYHLAGEGKSYTSAEFVDFLAAWVDKYPIISIEDGCSEDDWEGWKLLTEKLGDKVQLVGDDLFVTNTERLSTGIEQNIGNSILVKVNQIGTLTETFDAIEMAKRAGYTAVISHRSGESEDSTIADIAVATNAGQIKTGAPSRTDRVAKYNQLLRIEDELAYVAQYAGPKAFYNIKK, from the coding sequence ATGACAATTATTTCTGATGTTTACGCACGCGAAGTATTGGATTCCCGCGGTAACCCTACCGTTGAAGTTGAAGTTTACCTGGAGTCCGGCGCAGTAGGCCGCGCCATCGTTCCATCCGGCGCATCCACAGGCGCATACGAGGCTGTTGAGCTTCGTGACGGCGACAAATCCCGTTACCTGGGTAAAGGCGTTCTGAAAGCCGTTGACAACGTTAACGAAATTATCGCTCCTGAAATCATCGGTTTGGACGCGCTTGACCAAGTTGGCGTTGACCAAAAGATGATCGAGCTTGACGGCACGCCAAACAAAGCCAAATTGGGCGCCAACGCGATTCTTGCGGTTTCCATGGCGACAGCACGCGCTGCTGCAGAAGCTTTGGACGTTCCTCTGTACGTTTACCTTGGCGGATTTAATGCGAAGACATTGCCAGTTCCAATGATGAACATCATCAACGGCGGCGAGCATGCGGACAACAACATTGACGTGCAAGAGTTCATGGTGCTTCCAGTAGGCGCTGAAAACTTCAAAGAAGCATTGCGCATCGGTGCTGAGATTTTCCACAGCTTGAAAGCTGTTTTGAAAGAAAAAGGACTGAACACAGCTGTTGGCGACGAAGGCGGTTTCGCACCGAACCTGGGTTCCAATGAAGAAGCGCTTCAAACGATCATGTCCGCTATCGAAAAAGCTGGCTACAAAGCAGGCGAAGATGTATTCCTGGGTATGGACGTTGCGTCCACGGAATTCTTTAAAGACGGTAAATACCACCTTGCGGGCGAAGGCAAATCCTACACTTCCGCGGAATTTGTTGACTTCCTGGCAGCTTGGGTAGACAAATACCCGATCATTTCCATCGAAGACGGTTGTTCCGAAGACGACTGGGAAGGTTGGAAACTGCTTACCGAGAAATTGGGCGACAAAGTGCAATTGGTGGGTGACGACTTGTTCGTTACAAACACTGAGCGCCTGAGCACAGGAATCGAGCAAAACATCGGTAACTCCATCCTGGTAAAAGTTAACCAAATTGGTACGCTTACAGAAACGTTTGATGCGATCGAAATGGCTAAACGCGCGGGTTACACCGCTGTTATCTCCCACCGTTCCGGCGAGAGCGAAGACAGCACGATTGCGGACATCGCGGTTGCGACGAATGCGGGTCAAATCAAGACCGGTGCTCCTTCTCGTACAGACCGTGTGGCTAAATACAACCAATTGCTTCGCATCGAAGACGAATTGGCTTATGTTGCTCAATACGCGGGCCCGAAAGCATTCTACAACATCAAGAAGTAA
- the tpiA gene encoding triose-phosphate isomerase produces the protein MRKPIIAGNWKMFKTIAESVAFVNEVKGKAEVSGVESVLCAPYTNLPALVEAVKGTEIKVGAQNMHWEENGAFTGEISGVMLKDLGVHYVILGHSERRQYFAETDETVNKKTLAAFNYGITPIVCVGEKLEEREAGQTKEVCRVQTEGALKGLSAEQAAQTVIAYEPIWAIGTGKSSTADDANEVIAYIREVVKSLYNEQTAEALRIQYGGSVKPNNVSEYMQQSDIDGALVGGASLEPASYIALVEGAK, from the coding sequence TTGCGTAAACCCATCATCGCAGGCAACTGGAAAATGTTCAAAACCATTGCCGAATCCGTTGCATTTGTTAACGAAGTTAAAGGCAAAGCTGAAGTCTCAGGCGTAGAAAGCGTGCTATGCGCGCCTTACACCAACCTGCCGGCCTTAGTGGAAGCTGTGAAAGGCACCGAGATCAAAGTCGGCGCACAAAACATGCACTGGGAAGAAAACGGCGCATTCACAGGCGAAATCAGCGGCGTTATGCTGAAAGATCTTGGCGTACATTACGTCATTCTGGGGCATTCCGAGCGCAGACAGTATTTTGCCGAGACGGATGAGACTGTGAACAAAAAGACCCTGGCCGCATTCAACTACGGCATCACGCCGATCGTATGCGTTGGCGAGAAGCTGGAAGAACGCGAAGCAGGTCAAACCAAAGAAGTGTGCCGCGTTCAAACCGAAGGCGCATTGAAAGGCCTTTCCGCGGAGCAAGCGGCTCAAACCGTGATCGCTTACGAGCCGATCTGGGCAATTGGCACAGGCAAATCCTCCACAGCGGACGACGCGAACGAAGTCATCGCATACATCCGTGAAGTTGTGAAAAGCCTATACAACGAGCAAACGGCTGAAGCGCTTCGCATTCAATACGGCGGCAGCGTAAAACCGAACAACGTTAGCGAATACATGCAACAAAGCGACATCGACGGTGCGCTTGTCGGCGGAGCCAGCCTAGAGCCGGCATCCTACATCGCACTCGTCGAGGGGGCGAAGTAA
- a CDS encoding alpha/beta hydrolase: protein MMEREYKTPEPFFLNGHGIRKDHGVLLIHGFTGSPAEHRKLGYYLNDTGYTVNAVQLPGHGKSPAEMSLTGWMDWWNHVRDSLKDMQTQGFESLSVVGYSMGGLLGMKLAMENQINGMVSLSAPIYVNSTRIMLNACLQQVIQQFRYPKQDKPAEYDIERSFTYTTTPFPCVMSLRSLMGQVKSSLKKVKTPILIAHGMKDNIVHPRSAHYIYQNVSSDQKKLLYYPKATHGILHDHEHEHVYKDIDRFLRRVALKEDAR from the coding sequence ATGATGGAGCGCGAATACAAGACGCCGGAGCCCTTCTTTCTGAACGGACACGGTATACGGAAGGACCATGGGGTTCTGCTGATTCACGGGTTTACAGGATCGCCTGCGGAGCACCGTAAATTGGGATATTACCTTAATGACACGGGATATACCGTGAATGCCGTTCAGTTGCCCGGTCATGGGAAGAGTCCGGCAGAAATGAGCCTTACAGGTTGGATGGACTGGTGGAATCATGTCAGGGATTCATTGAAAGATATGCAGACACAAGGTTTCGAATCCTTGTCCGTTGTGGGTTACTCCATGGGTGGATTGCTGGGCATGAAATTGGCAATGGAGAATCAAATTAACGGCATGGTGAGTTTATCCGCGCCCATTTATGTTAACAGCACAAGGATTATGTTAAATGCATGTTTACAACAAGTGATTCAACAATTCAGGTATCCGAAACAGGACAAGCCCGCAGAATACGATATAGAGCGGTCGTTCACTTATACAACAACGCCTTTTCCTTGCGTGATGAGTTTGCGAAGCTTGATGGGACAAGTGAAAAGCTCATTGAAAAAAGTGAAAACACCGATTCTTATAGCGCACGGCATGAAGGATAATATCGTTCACCCTCGGAGCGCGCATTATATTTATCAGAACGTATCCTCGGATCAGAAGAAATTGCTGTACTACCCTAAAGCTACACATGGCATTCTCCACGACCACGAACATGAGCATGTGTATAAGGATATTGACCGTTTTTTGCGCAGAGTGGCGTTAAAAGAGGATGCCCGTTGA
- the gpmI gene encoding 2,3-bisphosphoglycerate-independent phosphoglycerate mutase, translated as MVRPKPVALIIMDGFGLRNDVVGNAVAQANKPNYDRYLATYPNTTLVACGEAVGLPEGQMGNSEVGHLNIGAGRIVYQDLTRISKSIRDKEFFDNETILGAIHHAKTNNKKLHMYGLLSDGGVHSHIAHLYALLEVCKAHNFHEVYIHAFLDGRDVAPDSARNYMEQLQAKIAEVGVGKIATVQGRYYAMDRDKRWERTEKSYNAMVYGQGPAYTDPMEAILESYEKSVFDEFVMPTVIVNNDGTPVGLVESGDAVIFFNFRPDRAIQLSQVFTNTDFRGFDRGPQPALNLYFVCLTLFSESVEGFVAYKPKNLDNTLGEVLVQNNLKQLRIAETEKYPHVTFFFSGGRDVELPGETRILINSPKVATYDLQPEMSAYQVAAAAVAEIEAERQDVIILNFANPDMVGHSGMLEPTIRAVEATDECVGKVVEAVLAKGGVALITADHGNADMVIGPDGKPFTAHTTNPVPFIVTSNHVTLRNDGILADIAPTMLDLLGIAQPVEMTGHTIINK; from the coding sequence ATGGTCAGACCTAAACCCGTAGCCCTCATCATTATGGACGGCTTCGGTCTTCGCAACGATGTGGTCGGCAATGCGGTGGCGCAGGCCAACAAACCGAATTATGACCGCTATCTGGCCACCTATCCGAACACGACGCTGGTCGCTTGCGGCGAAGCGGTTGGCTTGCCGGAAGGCCAGATGGGTAACTCCGAAGTGGGTCACCTGAACATCGGCGCAGGTCGGATTGTATATCAGGATTTGACGAGAATCTCCAAGTCTATTCGGGATAAAGAGTTTTTTGACAATGAAACGATTCTGGGCGCCATTCATCATGCGAAGACAAACAACAAGAAGTTGCACATGTACGGACTGCTGTCCGACGGCGGCGTTCACAGCCACATCGCGCATCTGTACGCCCTGCTGGAGGTTTGCAAAGCGCATAACTTCCACGAAGTGTACATTCATGCGTTCCTGGACGGACGTGACGTAGCTCCGGACTCCGCAAGAAATTACATGGAGCAATTGCAAGCGAAAATTGCGGAAGTGGGCGTAGGCAAGATTGCTACCGTCCAAGGCCGTTACTACGCGATGGACCGCGACAAACGCTGGGAACGTACCGAGAAATCATACAACGCTATGGTCTACGGACAAGGCCCGGCTTACACAGACCCGATGGAAGCGATTCTCGAATCCTATGAGAAGTCCGTATTCGACGAGTTCGTAATGCCAACCGTTATTGTGAACAACGACGGCACACCGGTTGGCCTCGTTGAATCCGGCGATGCCGTGATCTTCTTCAACTTCCGCCCGGACCGCGCGATTCAGCTGTCGCAGGTGTTCACGAACACCGATTTCCGCGGCTTTGACCGCGGACCGCAGCCGGCGCTTAACCTGTACTTCGTCTGCCTGACGCTGTTCAGCGAATCGGTCGAAGGCTTTGTAGCCTACAAACCGAAGAACCTGGATAACACGCTGGGCGAAGTGCTGGTGCAGAACAATCTGAAGCAGCTGCGCATTGCGGAAACGGAAAAGTACCCGCATGTCACCTTCTTCTTCAGCGGCGGACGCGACGTTGAGCTCCCGGGCGAAACACGCATCCTGATCAACTCGCCGAAGGTTGCCACGTATGACTTGCAACCCGAAATGAGCGCCTATCAGGTAGCAGCGGCGGCTGTAGCCGAGATTGAAGCAGAACGTCAGGATGTAATCATTCTGAATTTTGCCAATCCGGATATGGTTGGACACTCGGGTATGCTTGAGCCGACGATTCGCGCGGTGGAAGCTACCGACGAATGTGTAGGCAAAGTCGTTGAAGCGGTGCTGGCTAAAGGCGGCGTGGCTCTAATCACGGCCGATCACGGCAACGCGGATATGGTCATCGGTCCGGACGGCAAGCCGTTTACGGCGCATACGACGAACCCGGTTCCTTTTATTGTCACATCCAATCATGTTACACTAAGAAATGACGGCATCCTGGCGGACATCGCTCCGACGATGCTGGACCTTCTGGGCATTGCCCAACCGGTGGAAATGACCGGACATACCATCATTAACAAATAA
- the rnr gene encoding ribonuclease R — protein MVTVEQVLELMVEPAYKPMTYQELEKEFKIDGAQEFKDFLQLLTGLENDGRVFRGKGERYGLPERMDLVRGRLQAHAKGFGFLIPENREHADVYIGANDMKGAMNGDILLVKVTKRGAAGGKLEGEIVKIVKRSVARVVGTFQHHETYGFVLPDDKRINRDIFIPQNAFMGADEGQKVVVNIVNYPEGKAAAEGEIIEILGHKNDPGVDILSIIRKHGLPEAFPDEVMAEAEKAPDSITEEEIVQQGRRDLRGERIVTIDGADAKDLDDAVQVVRLENGNYKLGVHIADVSYYVREGSKLDQEAYNRGCSVYLVDRVIPMLPHRLSNGICSLNPQVDRLTMSCEMEFDAETMKVVKHDIFTSVIRTTERMTYTNVKLIITGEADEELKERYAHLLDDFSVMAELSGKLRKRRMNRGAIDFDFKESKVIVDEEGKPVDIIQRERSVAEMLIEEFMLAANETVAEHFHWLKVPFLYRIHEDPDQEKLMNFAEFVTNFGHALRGGRGSSVHPKSLQALLEDIKGTKEETVISTVMLRSMKQAKYDAESTGHFGLAAEFYSHFTSPIRRYPDLVIHRVIREILEAEGRGLSDKRHEYLAGRMSDIATQSSERERVAVDAERDTDQLKKCEFMLDKVGEEFVGMISSVTGFGMFIELPNSVEGLIRLSDMNDDYYNFHENQLALIGERTSKIYRIGDEVKIRVARVNMDDHTIDFEMADAPKGGTGTRDRIVERFTGRGARGGEGGFGGGRGGKGRGKGGFGEGSKAGGAPGGGRGKRSESGPAGGVSGGGRGKRGKGGAGGSVGVSPAGGQGEGRKAGASPAGGSWGASAGMGGRWGGSASDGEKNDAYYAERRRAAKADKAAGGDAPAGGGGSNGIGGSRGGGGGGKAAGGRGLKAVAKKAGGKRKRK, from the coding sequence ATGGTAACAGTGGAACAGGTACTTGAACTTATGGTAGAGCCGGCATATAAGCCGATGACATATCAGGAGCTTGAGAAGGAATTTAAGATTGACGGGGCGCAGGAATTTAAAGATTTTCTGCAGCTTTTGACGGGATTGGAGAATGACGGTCGGGTATTTCGAGGCAAAGGTGAACGTTACGGGCTTCCGGAACGGATGGATCTGGTACGAGGACGGCTGCAGGCGCACGCTAAAGGCTTTGGATTTCTAATTCCGGAAAATCGCGAACACGCTGACGTGTATATCGGCGCTAATGATATGAAGGGTGCCATGAACGGCGATATTTTGCTGGTAAAGGTAACCAAACGCGGGGCGGCCGGCGGCAAGCTGGAGGGCGAGATTGTTAAGATCGTTAAACGTTCTGTAGCCCGCGTCGTAGGTACATTCCAACATCACGAAACGTACGGATTTGTGTTGCCAGATGACAAGCGAATTAACCGGGATATTTTTATTCCCCAAAATGCGTTTATGGGCGCTGACGAAGGCCAAAAAGTCGTAGTTAATATCGTTAACTATCCGGAAGGAAAAGCGGCGGCAGAAGGTGAAATTATTGAAATTCTGGGTCACAAAAATGATCCGGGTGTTGATATTCTCTCCATTATCCGAAAGCATGGTTTGCCGGAAGCCTTTCCTGATGAAGTGATGGCGGAAGCGGAGAAAGCGCCGGACTCCATTACAGAGGAAGAAATTGTTCAACAGGGACGCCGGGATTTACGCGGAGAACGAATCGTGACGATTGACGGCGCCGATGCCAAAGATTTGGATGATGCCGTACAGGTTGTCCGGTTAGAGAATGGCAACTACAAGCTTGGCGTACATATCGCGGATGTGAGTTACTACGTTCGTGAAGGATCCAAGCTCGATCAGGAAGCTTATAACCGCGGATGCTCCGTGTATTTAGTGGACCGGGTTATTCCGATGCTGCCGCACCGGTTGTCGAACGGAATCTGTTCCTTGAATCCTCAAGTGGACCGTTTAACGATGTCCTGCGAAATGGAATTCGATGCCGAGACGATGAAGGTCGTGAAGCATGATATTTTTACGAGCGTAATTCGGACGACGGAGCGTATGACTTACACGAATGTTAAGTTAATTATCACCGGTGAGGCGGATGAGGAGCTTAAAGAGCGTTATGCGCATCTGTTGGACGATTTCAGTGTCATGGCAGAGCTTTCGGGAAAATTACGTAAGCGGAGAATGAACAGGGGCGCAATCGATTTTGATTTTAAAGAGTCGAAGGTGATTGTGGATGAAGAGGGTAAACCTGTTGATATTATCCAACGTGAACGCTCTGTTGCCGAGATGTTGATTGAAGAATTCATGTTGGCGGCGAACGAGACGGTGGCGGAACATTTTCACTGGTTGAAAGTGCCGTTCCTGTACCGAATCCATGAGGATCCCGATCAAGAAAAGCTGATGAACTTCGCGGAATTCGTCACCAACTTTGGACATGCTCTGCGCGGCGGACGCGGTTCGTCTGTGCATCCGAAGTCTTTGCAGGCCTTGCTGGAAGATATTAAGGGTACAAAGGAAGAGACTGTAATATCGACGGTGATGTTACGTTCCATGAAGCAGGCCAAATACGACGCGGAGAGTACAGGGCACTTTGGCTTGGCGGCGGAATTTTATTCCCACTTTACCTCCCCGATTCGTCGTTATCCCGATTTGGTGATCCACCGTGTCATTCGTGAAATTCTGGAGGCCGAGGGTAGAGGGTTGAGTGATAAGCGCCATGAATACTTGGCAGGCCGGATGTCCGACATTGCTACGCAATCATCGGAACGTGAACGTGTCGCGGTTGATGCCGAGCGGGATACGGATCAACTGAAGAAGTGTGAGTTCATGCTGGACAAAGTCGGCGAAGAATTCGTCGGCATGATTTCCAGTGTAACGGGCTTCGGTATGTTTATTGAGTTGCCAAACTCGGTGGAAGGATTAATTCGATTAAGCGATATGAATGATGACTACTATAACTTCCATGAGAATCAGTTGGCGCTTATAGGCGAGCGTACATCAAAAATCTACCGCATCGGCGATGAGGTTAAGATTCGCGTGGCTCGTGTTAACATGGACGATCATACGATTGATTTCGAGATGGCTGATGCGCCAAAGGGCGGCACGGGTACGCGGGATCGCATTGTTGAGCGGTTTACGGGCCGCGGAGCGCGGGGCGGCGAAGGCGGCTTTGGCGGCGGACGAGGCGGTAAAGGTCGGGGCAAGGGCGGCTTTGGTGAGGGTAGCAAAGCAGGCGGTGCGCCCGGAGGCGGAAGAGGTAAGAGAAGTGAAAGCGGTCCAGCAGGCGGTGTGTCCGGTGGTGGCCGCGGGAAACGCGGTAAAGGCGGTGCAGGCGGGAGTGTAGGTGTTAGCCCTGCGGGCGGCCAAGGTGAGGGTAGAAAAGCAGGAGCTAGCCCAGCGGGCGGCAGTTGGGGTGCCAGCGCCGGCATGGGCGGGCGCTGGGGCGGTTCTGCGAGCGACGGCGAGAAGAACGACGCGTATTACGCCGAGCGGCGGCGTGCGGCGAAAGCCGATAAGGCCGCCGGAGGCGATGCGCCCGCGGGCGGCGGCGGCAGCAACGGCATCGGCGGAAGCCGCGGTGGCGGTGGTGGCGGCAAAGCCGCAGGCGGGCGCGGGTTGAAGGCCGTCGCCAAGAAGGCCGGCGGCAAGCGCAAGCGGAAGTAA
- a CDS encoding NADH:flavin oxidoreductase: MTLSKTADALFQPFNGGNLELSNRIVMAPMTRTFSPKGVPGAEVAAYYRRRAENAVGLIITEGTVINHPAAASDHNVPHFYGEEALKGWEHVVREVHAAGGKIAPQIWHTGTARTREKFPESDAAPVGPSGLNLMGQPVSEPLTKEEIHGIIQAYADAASDAKRIGFDAVEIHGAHAYLIDQFFWGVTNKRTDEYGGDLVGRTRFAVEVIEAVRKAVGPEFPIIFRFSQWKPVDYSAKLAHTPEELKNFLEPLSAAGVDIFHASTRRFWEPEFEGSDLNLAGWTRKLTGKPTITVGSVGLDSDFMSMFTEGKGSQTAGIGEIIERLERNEFDLVAVGRALLGDPAWAAKIRDGRTEELEVFTREALGTLS, from the coding sequence ATGACCTTGTCCAAAACCGCAGATGCTTTATTCCAGCCGTTCAATGGAGGGAATCTTGAGCTTTCCAATCGCATAGTCATGGCCCCGATGACCCGTACGTTCTCACCGAAAGGCGTTCCAGGCGCTGAAGTCGCCGCCTACTACCGTCGCAGAGCCGAGAACGCTGTCGGTCTCATTATTACGGAGGGCACCGTCATCAACCATCCTGCGGCTGCATCCGACCACAACGTGCCTCATTTCTACGGAGAGGAAGCGCTGAAAGGCTGGGAGCACGTTGTGCGTGAGGTACATGCGGCGGGCGGAAAAATTGCTCCACAGATCTGGCATACGGGTACGGCCAGAACACGCGAGAAATTCCCGGAATCCGACGCGGCTCCAGTCGGGCCATCCGGCCTTAACCTTATGGGACAGCCGGTATCCGAGCCGCTGACCAAGGAAGAAATCCATGGCATCATACAGGCCTACGCCGACGCGGCATCCGATGCGAAACGCATAGGCTTTGATGCGGTCGAGATTCACGGCGCACATGCCTACCTCATTGACCAATTCTTCTGGGGTGTCACCAATAAGCGTACGGACGAATACGGCGGCGACCTCGTGGGACGCACTCGGTTCGCCGTTGAAGTGATTGAAGCGGTTCGCAAGGCCGTCGGCCCCGAATTCCCAATCATCTTCCGCTTCTCTCAATGGAAGCCCGTGGACTATTCCGCCAAACTCGCGCATACACCGGAGGAGCTTAAGAACTTCCTCGAACCGTTGTCGGCGGCGGGCGTGGACATTTTCCATGCCTCCACACGACGCTTCTGGGAACCGGAGTTTGAGGGATCAGACCTTAACCTTGCGGGCTGGACACGCAAGCTAACAGGCAAGCCAACCATCACCGTAGGCTCTGTCGGGCTGGACTCAGACTTTATGAGTATGTTCACGGAAGGCAAAGGTAGTCAGACCGCCGGCATCGGCGAGATCATCGAGCGTCTGGAGCGCAACGAGTTCGACCTTGTGGCCGTGGGCCGCGCGTTGCTTGGCGATCCGGCGTGGGCCGCCAAGATTCGCGACGGACGTACCGAGGAATTGGAAGTGTTCACCCGCGAGGCGCTAGGCACGTTGAGCTGA
- the smpB gene encoding SsrA-binding protein SmpB, with product MAKKNDGKQLAQNKKSFHDYFIEDTFEAGMVLTGTEIKSLRGGRANISDAFATIRNGEIFIHNMHISPFEQGNIHNPTDPTRTRKLLMKKLEIYKLLGLSKQEGYTIVPLKVYVRNGYAKMLIGLGRGKKNYDKRETAAKKDAQRDIQRALREKQKVAR from the coding sequence ATGGCTAAGAAAAATGACGGCAAGCAACTTGCCCAGAATAAAAAGTCTTTCCATGACTACTTCATCGAGGATACGTTTGAAGCGGGCATGGTGCTGACAGGGACGGAGATCAAGTCGTTACGCGGCGGTCGGGCGAATATTAGTGACGCTTTCGCCACCATTCGGAACGGTGAGATTTTCATTCATAACATGCATATCAGTCCTTTTGAACAAGGTAATATCCATAATCCTACGGATCCTACCCGGACACGGAAGCTTCTAATGAAGAAGTTGGAGATTTATAAGCTGTTGGGGTTGTCCAAGCAGGAAGGCTATACGATTGTGCCGCTTAAGGTTTATGTGCGCAACGGATACGCGAAGATGCTGATCGGCCTTGGCCGTGGTAAGAAGAACTACGACAAGCGCGAAACCGCTGCGAAGAAAGATGCACAACGTGATATTCAACGGGCGTTGCGCGAGAAGCAGAAGGTGGCTCGGTAA
- a CDS encoding retropepsin-like aspartic protease has protein sequence MNLIEFYGLPFVKLTIVYRGKELELSRVLLDTGSASTLFSADVVGDIGIVPEENDVVDIIRGVGGVEYVYTKYMDAIHFDGQSFSHFQVEIGSMDYGLEIDGILGFDFMKAAGLIIDTNIMNVRSQL, from the coding sequence ATGAACTTAATTGAGTTTTACGGATTACCTTTTGTAAAGCTAACGATAGTATATAGAGGAAAAGAGCTTGAACTGAGCAGAGTGCTACTTGATACAGGTTCGGCAAGCACGCTTTTCAGTGCTGATGTGGTTGGAGATATCGGTATTGTCCCTGAAGAGAATGATGTCGTTGATATCATCCGTGGAGTAGGTGGAGTGGAGTACGTATACACTAAATACATGGATGCCATCCATTTCGATGGTCAGTCATTCTCTCATTTTCAGGTCGAGATCGGCAGTATGGACTATGGTCTAGAGATTGACGGTATACTTGGATTTGATTTCATGAAGGCAGCAGGTCTTATAATAGATACTAATATAATGAATGTCAGATCGCAGTTATAA
- the secG gene encoding preprotein translocase subunit SecG, with protein sequence MEIFLKVLLIIFSVGLIAAVLLQKGKSAGLSGAISGGAEHLFGKTKARGMELFLNRLTMGLAAGFFILTIIVAFVTK encoded by the coding sequence ATGGAAATCTTCTTGAAAGTACTATTAATCATCTTTTCTGTAGGTCTAATCGCAGCTGTATTGTTACAAAAAGGCAAGAGCGCAGGCTTGTCCGGAGCGATTTCCGGCGGTGCGGAGCACTTGTTCGGCAAGACGAAGGCCCGCGGGATGGAATTGTTCCTGAACCGCTTAACGATGGGACTAGCGGCAGGATTTTTCATACTTACCATAATCGTGGCGTTCGTCACGAAGTAA